The Coffea eugenioides isolate CCC68of chromosome 8, Ceug_1.0, whole genome shotgun sequence genome has a segment encoding these proteins:
- the LOC113779175 gene encoding protein TPR2-like isoform X1, with the protein MDNNHAITFTDADGGLPGSPSPRFNKEGSLLAVTTRENGIKILVNTDGQYLLRMLESRTFEESRAFSEQVNPAIDGSLGPIGHVAAPVASILERTDRIQQSLSIGNLAAMDGSTIADVKPRISDNADRIKCWKFSDIAEANQLKTLRLPDPLAASKILRLLYTNSGLALLALGSNALHRLWKWQRSERNPSGKVGFSACCFHFCSLFLRFNLISYIPFFVSSFFRVVCSAHISLLHPSFLRCGLD; encoded by the exons ATGGATAATAACCACGCGATAACTTTCACCGATGCTGATGGGGGATTGCCT GGAAGTCCTAGCCCGAGATTCAACAAAGAAGGATCACTGCTTGCTGTtacaacaagagaaaatggaatCAAAATATTGGTGAATACAGATGGACAATACTTGTTGAGGATGCTGGAGAGCAGAACATTCGAGGAATCCAGGGCTTTCTCTGAACAAGTCAAT CCTGCAATTGATGGTTCTTTGGGCCCTATTGGTCATGTTGCTGCCCCTGTTGCTTCAATTCTTGAACGAACCGACAGAATTCAACAATCATTATCCATTGGAAATCTT GCTGCCATGGATGGAAGCACAATAGCTGATGTCAAACCAAGGATTTCAGATAATGCTGATAGAATTAAATGCTGGAAGTTTTCTGATATAGCTGAGGCAAATCAACTCAAGACGCTAAGGTTGCCTGACCCTCTGGCTGCTAGCAAG ATTTTGCGTTTGCTTTACACAAATTCTGGTCTTGCTCTGTTGGCGTTGGGCTCTAATGCTCTTCATAGGCTCTGGAAATGGCAGCGCAGTGAACGGAATCCTTCTGGAAAGGTTGGATTTTCAGCATGTTGTTTCCACTTCTGTTCTCTTTTCCTTCGGTTTAACCTTATCTCATATATCCCATTTTTTGTATCTTCTTTCTTCCGTGTTGTATGTTCTGCGCATATCAGTCTATTGCATCCATCATTCCTCAGATGTGGCTTAGATTGA
- the LOC113779175 gene encoding protein TPR2-like isoform X2 has translation MDNNHAITFTDADGGLPGSPSPRFNKEGSLLAVTTRENGIKILVNTDGQYLLRMLESRTFEESRAFSEQVNPAIDGSLGPIGHVAAPVASILERTDRIQQSLSIGNLAAMDGSTIADVKPRISDNADRIKCWKFSDIAEANQLKTLRLPDPLAASKVS, from the exons ATGGATAATAACCACGCGATAACTTTCACCGATGCTGATGGGGGATTGCCT GGAAGTCCTAGCCCGAGATTCAACAAAGAAGGATCACTGCTTGCTGTtacaacaagagaaaatggaatCAAAATATTGGTGAATACAGATGGACAATACTTGTTGAGGATGCTGGAGAGCAGAACATTCGAGGAATCCAGGGCTTTCTCTGAACAAGTCAAT CCTGCAATTGATGGTTCTTTGGGCCCTATTGGTCATGTTGCTGCCCCTGTTGCTTCAATTCTTGAACGAACCGACAGAATTCAACAATCATTATCCATTGGAAATCTT GCTGCCATGGATGGAAGCACAATAGCTGATGTCAAACCAAGGATTTCAGATAATGCTGATAGAATTAAATGCTGGAAGTTTTCTGATATAGCTGAGGCAAATCAACTCAAGACGCTAAGGTTGCCTGACCCTCTGGCTGCTAGCAAG GTCTCCTGA
- the LOC113780331 gene encoding putative disease resistance protein RGA3, which yields MEALLESLVKFLNSPIIQEELGLLCGIETEIQKLSSLLSTTKAVIEDAELRQFTDKAIQLWLQKLNLIAYEVDDILDDYATEVSREPKCKNRCCNVLDCLPATSNIWFRHRLGARMKEINGKFDAVADERIKLGLSDQKRGSNHFLLDSTATRETGSLLNEPDLVLGRDEEKDEIVKILVNQVSDNQNVSVLPIVGVGGLGKTTLAQLVFNGKRVIEHFELKLWVWVSEDFDVKRIIKALIESAKGTSAEALGMDPLRRKLQELLRGKRYLIVLDDVWNENPEEWEKLKSVLECGSRGSSIVTTTRVEKVATIMGTLQKHYLSSLSNNQCWSLFRQRAFGRQEAEKYPNLIAIGKEIVKKCGGVPLAAKALGGFLRFKREETEWNFVKSSELWNLPEVETHILPALRLSYLNLPVELRGCFANCAVFPKGSEIEKEEVIHLWMANGLISSNGTMEVEDVGDAVLTELHYRSLFQAMAKDEFGSVLTFNMHDLVHDLAQSVMEAKQGGTESKRTMMLFLGHQLTMAFPITSTGIDQFSSFLSKCGSLRALIVSSMWLKEQFMKLPLAVSNLQHLRHLNLSRSEIVELPKFNL from the coding sequence ATGGAAGCGTTATTGGAAAGTCTGGTAAAATTTCTGAATTCTCCCATAATCCAGGAGGAGCTTGGATTGCTCTGTGGTATTGAAACAGAGATACAAAAGCTTTCAAGCTTGCTATCAACAACCAAAGCAGTGATTGAAGATGCCGAGCTGAGGCAATTTACTGACAAGGCAATTCAACTTTGGCTGCAGAAGCTCAATCTTATTGCTTATGAAGTCGATGACATATTAGATGATTATGCAACCGAAGTCTCGAGAGAACCGAAATGCAAAAACAGATGTTGTAATGTATTGGATTGTCTTCCAGCAACATCAAACATATGGTTTCGGCACAGGCTTGGAGCAAGGATGAAGGAAATCAATGGAAAATTTGATGCAGTTGCTGATGAGAGAATAAAGCTTGGATTAAGTGATCAGAAGCGTGGGAGCAACCACTTTTTGCTTGATTCCACTGCAACACGTGAGACTGGTTCCTTGCTAAATGAACCTGATCTAGTCCTTGGAAGGGACGAGGAGAAAGACGAGATTGTGAAAATATTGGTGAATCAAGTCAGCGATAATCAAAATGTATCAGTGCTCCCTATAGTGGGTGTTGGAGGCCTTGGAAAGACAACACTTGCACAATTGGTCTTCAATGGTAAGCGCGTAATTGAGCATTTTGAGCTAAAACTCTGGGTTTGGGTTTCAGAGGATTTTGATGTGAAGAGGATAATAAAAGCCTTAATTGAGTCTGCAAAAGGGACTTCTGCTGAAGCCCTAGGCATGGATCCTCTTCGAAGAAAACTTCAAGAGTTGTTGAGAGGGAAAAGATACTTGATTGTACTGGATGATGTCTGGAATGAGAATCCAGAGGAATGGGAGAAACTGAAATCTGTTCTGGAATGCGGCTCAAGAGGTAGTTCAATTGTCACAACAACTCGTGTGGAGAAGGTTGCCACAATAATGGGCACATTACAGAAACATTATCTGTCAAGTTTGTCAAACAATCAGTGTTGGTCATTGTTTAGGCAACGGGCATTTGGTCGTCAAGAGGCAGAAAAATATCCTAACCTTATAGCCATTGGAAAAGAGATTGTGAAAAAATGTGGTGGTGTTCCACTAGCTGCAAAGGCTCTCGGAGGCTTTCTACGATTCAAGAGAGAAGAAACTGAATGGAACTTTGTGAAATCTAGTGAGCTTTGGAACTTACCTGAAGTTGAAACACATATCTTGCCCGCATTGAGATTGAGCTACCTTAATCTTCCGGTAGAGTTGAGAGGTTGCTTTGCAAATTGTGCAGTATTTCCCAAGGGCTctgaaattgaaaaagaagaggTAATACATTTGTGGATGGCAAATGGATTGATTTCATCTAATGGAACGATGGAAGTGGAAGATGTTGGTGATGCTGTGCTGACTGAACTACATTATAGATCACTGTTCCAAGCTATGGCGAAAGATGAGTTTGGCAGTGTCCTCACTTTTAACATGCATGACCTTGTCCATGATCTAGCTCAATCTGTAATGGAGGCGAAACAAGGTGGAACAGAGTCAAAAAGAACCATGATGTTGTTTCTGGGACATCAGCTAACAATGGCTTTTCCTATTACAAGCACAGGCATTGATcagttttcttctttcttgtcaAAATGTGGTTCCTTGAGGGCGCTCATTGTAAGCTCAATGTGGTTGAAAGAACAATTTATGAAGTTGCCACTTGCAGTAAGCAACCTGCAACATTTGAGGCATCTAAATCTTTCAAGATCTGAAATTGTTGAACTACCCAAATTCAATTTGTGA